One Sphaerisporangium krabiense DNA segment encodes these proteins:
- a CDS encoding PaaI family thioesterase → MNTDDLARLAALNGGEHSGTLVERMGIEFLEVAAERVVARMPVEGNTQPYGLLHGGASCVLAETIGSTGAALHAGPGRIAVGIEINATHHRSARSGHVTGVAKLLHGGRSLATYDISITDDEGRLVCTSRLTCMLRDAP, encoded by the coding sequence ATGAATACCGATGATCTGGCCCGGCTCGCGGCCCTGAACGGCGGCGAGCACTCCGGCACCCTGGTCGAGCGCATGGGCATCGAGTTCCTGGAGGTCGCGGCCGAGCGGGTCGTGGCGCGCATGCCGGTCGAGGGCAACACCCAGCCGTACGGCCTGCTGCACGGGGGCGCGTCCTGCGTCCTGGCCGAGACGATCGGCTCCACCGGGGCGGCCCTGCACGCCGGTCCCGGCAGGATCGCCGTGGGCATCGAGATCAACGCGACCCACCACCGCTCCGCGCGCTCCGGTCACGTGACGGGTGTGGCGAAGCTGCTGCACGGCGGCCGCAGCCTGGCGACCTACGACATCTCGATCACCGATGACGAGGGCCGCCTGGTGTGCACGTCCCGGCTTACGTGCATGCTTCGTGACGCCCCGTGA
- a CDS encoding TlpA disulfide reductase family protein, with product MPLIIAALLLIGVLSVLNLLLTYGVIRRLRRHATLIEGGAMSGGPPMTMLEPGTTVGDFAVLTTDGVPLTRETLPGRTLVAFFSSSCRPCRDKLPAFVEQAHGYSGGRDATVCVVIGDTAESADMVAALEPVAHVVTGEHGDDEISRAFQVQGYPSYYLTRDKGVVEAGAFDLAALPRGAFGR from the coding sequence GTGCCTCTCATCATCGCCGCACTGCTCCTCATCGGAGTGCTCTCGGTACTCAACCTCCTCCTGACCTACGGTGTGATCCGCCGGCTCCGCCGGCACGCCACCCTCATCGAGGGCGGCGCGATGTCCGGCGGACCGCCGATGACCATGCTGGAGCCGGGCACGACCGTGGGCGACTTCGCGGTGCTCACGACCGACGGCGTCCCCCTCACCCGTGAGACCCTGCCCGGCCGGACGCTGGTGGCGTTCTTCTCGTCGAGCTGCCGGCCGTGCAGGGACAAACTGCCCGCCTTCGTCGAGCAGGCGCACGGGTACTCCGGCGGCCGCGACGCCACGGTCTGCGTCGTCATCGGCGACACGGCGGAGAGCGCCGACATGGTGGCGGCCCTCGAGCCGGTCGCGCACGTGGTGACCGGCGAACACGGCGACGACGAGATCTCCAGGGCCTTCCAGGTGCAGGGATACCCCTCCTACTACCTGACCAGGGACAAGGGGGTCGTCGAGGCCGGAGCCTTCGACCTGGCGGCGCTGCCCCGTGGCGCCTTCGGGAGATGA
- a CDS encoding DUF4352 domain-containing protein — translation MRAPIFVLGLAAALLASGCTATPAAPATPSARPSPTYAIPAETARPGETVITAKPVVDGQMRFRVLGFQDGMPSIVGSHAEWNAKGQYARVRVLIESTDRTNQKFDAKQQLLVAADGRVFHVDDFTQAIKRQPDEIPVGSFVRMEFDLWYDVPKDARITAIRFVADPPLGAIGPSKGVDVPLR, via the coding sequence GTGCGGGCACCGATCTTCGTTCTCGGCCTCGCGGCCGCGCTGCTGGCCTCGGGATGCACCGCCACGCCCGCCGCCCCCGCCACGCCGTCGGCACGCCCCTCCCCCACCTACGCGATCCCCGCCGAGACCGCCCGGCCCGGCGAGACCGTGATCACGGCCAAGCCGGTGGTCGACGGGCAGATGCGCTTCCGCGTGCTCGGCTTCCAGGACGGCATGCCGAGCATCGTCGGCAGCCACGCCGAGTGGAACGCCAAGGGGCAGTACGCCCGGGTGCGCGTGCTCATCGAGAGCACCGACCGCACCAACCAGAAGTTCGACGCCAAGCAGCAACTGCTGGTCGCGGCCGACGGTCGGGTCTTCCACGTCGACGACTTCACCCAGGCCATCAAGCGCCAGCCCGACGAGATCCCCGTCGGCAGCTTCGTGCGCATGGAGTTCGACCTCTGGTACGACGTGCCCAAGGACGCCAGGATCACCGCGATCCGCTTCGTCGCCGACCCGCCGCTCGGCGCCATCGGCCCCTCCAAGGGCGTCGACGTCCCCCTGCGCTGA
- a CDS encoding MauE/DoxX family redox-associated membrane protein produces MTIHLAYACRTAVALVFLVSFLSKIRSRAAFDAFAASVAAGRVLPRRASRAAAFAVVCAEGVVPVALADPSAAPYGHALAAALLLAFSGVILRSVRRGLTVECRCFGISNSPLGKRHLVRNMLICAVVLVSLGMGSPPVASVADLAVGAAYGALAALPLITFDEIVFLFLIRAEPITDAAGSPGAPRSRPRRATAP; encoded by the coding sequence ATGACCATCCATCTCGCCTACGCCTGCAGAACGGCGGTGGCGCTCGTCTTCCTGGTCTCGTTCCTCAGCAAGATCAGAAGCCGGGCCGCGTTCGACGCCTTCGCGGCCAGTGTGGCGGCCGGCCGGGTTCTGCCGCGCCGGGCGTCAAGGGCCGCCGCGTTCGCGGTGGTCTGCGCGGAAGGCGTCGTCCCCGTGGCGCTCGCCGATCCGTCGGCGGCCCCCTATGGTCACGCGCTCGCGGCGGCGCTCCTCCTGGCGTTCAGCGGCGTGATCCTCCGGAGCGTACGACGTGGGCTCACGGTGGAGTGCCGGTGTTTCGGGATCTCGAACTCTCCGCTCGGAAAGCGGCACCTGGTGCGCAACATGCTCATCTGCGCGGTCGTCCTGGTGAGCCTCGGCATGGGCTCTCCCCCGGTCGCGTCGGTGGCGGACCTCGCCGTCGGCGCCGCGTACGGAGCGCTGGCGGCGCTGCCCCTGATCACCTTCGACGAGATCGTCTTCCTGTTCCTCATCCGCGCCGAACCGATCACGGACGCGGCCGGCTCCCCCGGCGCCCCCCGTTCCCGGCCCCGGAGAGCGACGGCGCCATGA
- a CDS encoding S26 family signal peptidase: MNILPMVAAALAIVALLLCAGLLRRNLEVVTVLGNSMEPALLDGDRVLVRRCTVSRARRGDIVLLHLDRPLGWPAGRPVLLGNGGHIPMLKRLVGLPGEALPAELRDLGNVFHETVVPADGIVVLGDNGASSKDSRQHGYLPSRWVAGKVIRRMTR, encoded by the coding sequence ATGAACATCCTGCCGATGGTGGCCGCCGCCCTGGCGATCGTCGCCCTCCTGCTGTGCGCGGGGCTGCTACGCCGCAATCTCGAGGTGGTGACCGTGCTGGGGAACAGCATGGAGCCGGCCCTCCTGGACGGAGACAGAGTGCTGGTGCGGCGTTGCACGGTCTCGCGGGCCCGGCGCGGGGACATCGTCCTGCTCCACCTCGACCGGCCGCTCGGCTGGCCCGCCGGCAGACCGGTCCTGTTGGGGAACGGGGGCCACATCCCCATGCTCAAACGGCTGGTGGGCCTGCCGGGCGAAGCCCTCCCGGCGGAGCTGCGCGATCTCGGGAACGTGTTCCACGAGACCGTCGTCCCCGCCGACGGCATCGTGGTGCTGGGGGACAACGGCGCGTCCAGCAAGGACTCCCGCCAGCACGGCTACCTGCCGTCCCGGTGGGTGGCGGGAAAGGTGATACGCCGGATGACCCGGTGA
- a CDS encoding ABC transporter ATP-binding protein encodes MRTALELYWHSARGKFALIVLLTPVAAALPIGSAWFLKAIIDGLTRAGSGPGVLPATAGLVATSLAIAMIPHLTRYLRSDADRAAGRLAQERIFAAVERFTGLARFEDPGFLDRMRLAQSATAQTPGQVTQGSLETVGGLIMIAGFLGSVLALSPLMALIVLVAAAPMFAAQIGLSRRHASAMLGLSPFERREMFYRILLTSVEAAKEIRLFGAGPFLRRRMMGERERVDAGHHELDRRELAVQGGLALLSALVTGAGLLVAVRLALGGRISPGDIAMSIAALTGVQGAVTQVTASVAVTHRQLLLFGHYVAVTTAKPDLPVAEPSVPVPEMRHGIELRDVWFRYADDHPWVLRGVDLFIPHGHTMAMVGRNGSGKSTLVKLLCRFYDPTRGTILWDGVDIREFQISELRTRIGALFQDFMQYDMSARENIGLGDPAQDGSRVEYAAESAGVHDVLAALPHGYDTLLTRIFFSEADKNNSETGVMLSGGQWQRVALARALLRGDRDLLILDEPSSGLDPVAEHEVQARLRSTRAGRTSVLISHRLGAIRDAHRIVTLAEGRIVEVGTHDELIARDGHYAGLFHLQANAYAPGNEQLPAFAEE; translated from the coding sequence ATGCGAACCGCCCTTGAGCTCTACTGGCACTCCGCCCGGGGGAAGTTCGCGCTCATCGTGCTCCTCACGCCCGTGGCCGCCGCCCTCCCGATCGGGTCGGCGTGGTTCCTGAAAGCGATCATCGACGGGCTCACCCGGGCCGGCTCCGGCCCGGGTGTCCTCCCCGCCACGGCGGGACTGGTGGCGACGTCCCTCGCCATCGCGATGATCCCCCACCTCACCCGCTACCTGCGCTCGGACGCCGACCGGGCGGCCGGGCGGCTCGCCCAGGAACGGATCTTCGCCGCGGTCGAGCGCTTCACCGGGCTCGCCCGGTTCGAGGACCCCGGCTTCCTGGACCGGATGCGCCTGGCGCAGTCGGCGACCGCGCAGACGCCGGGCCAGGTCACGCAGGGTTCGCTGGAGACCGTCGGCGGCCTCATCATGATCGCCGGCTTCCTCGGCTCGGTCCTGGCGCTCAGCCCGCTCATGGCGCTGATCGTCCTGGTGGCGGCGGCCCCGATGTTCGCCGCCCAGATCGGGCTCTCGCGGCGGCACGCCTCGGCGATGCTGGGGCTCAGCCCGTTCGAGCGGCGCGAGATGTTCTACCGCATCCTGCTGACCAGCGTGGAGGCGGCCAAGGAGATCCGCCTGTTCGGGGCCGGCCCGTTCCTGCGCCGCCGCATGATGGGCGAACGGGAGAGGGTCGACGCCGGCCATCACGAGCTCGACCGGCGCGAGCTGGCCGTCCAGGGCGGCCTCGCCCTGCTGTCCGCCCTGGTCACCGGGGCCGGACTGCTCGTGGCGGTACGGCTGGCCCTCGGCGGGCGGATCAGCCCCGGCGACATCGCCATGTCGATCGCGGCGCTCACGGGCGTGCAGGGCGCGGTGACGCAGGTGACGGCCTCGGTCGCCGTCACCCACCGGCAACTGCTGCTGTTCGGCCACTACGTGGCGGTGACCACCGCGAAGCCCGACCTGCCCGTCGCGGAACCGTCCGTCCCCGTGCCGGAAATGCGCCACGGCATCGAACTGCGCGACGTCTGGTTCCGCTACGCCGACGACCATCCCTGGGTGCTCCGCGGGGTCGATCTGTTCATTCCGCACGGGCACACGATGGCGATGGTCGGCAGAAACGGGTCGGGAAAGAGCACTCTCGTCAAACTGTTGTGCAGATTCTACGATCCGACCAGGGGCACCATTCTCTGGGACGGCGTCGATATACGCGAATTCCAGATATCGGAGCTGAGGACGAGAATAGGGGCGCTTTTCCAGGATTTCATGCAGTACGACATGAGCGCGCGCGAGAACATCGGTCTCGGCGACCCCGCACAGGACGGGAGCCGGGTGGAATACGCCGCGGAATCGGCGGGCGTCCATGACGTGCTCGCCGCCCTTCCCCACGGTTACGACACGCTGCTCACGCGCATTTTCTTCAGCGAGGCCGACAAGAACAACAGCGAGACCGGGGTGATGCTGTCGGGCGGCCAGTGGCAGCGGGTCGCCCTCGCCCGGGCCCTGCTGCGCGGCGACCGCGACCTGCTGATCCTGGACGAGCCGAGCTCCGGCCTCGACCCCGTCGCCGAGCACGAGGTGCAGGCCCGGCTCCGCAGCACCCGGGCGGGGAGGACGAGCGTGCTGATCTCGCACCGGCTGGGCGCCATCCGCGACGCCCACCGGATCGTGACGCTGGCGGAGGGGCGGATCGTGGAGGTGGGCACGCACGACGAGCTGATCGCCCGTGACGGGCACTACGCCGGGTTGTTCCACCTGCAGGCGAACGCCTACGCGCCGGGGAACGAGCAGTTGCCGGCCTTCGCCGAGGAGTGA
- a CDS encoding amino acid ABC transporter ATP-binding protein, which translates to MAHAVEIKDLHKSFGPLEVLKGVDFTVDQGQVVCVIGPSGSGKSTLLRCVNLLEEPTKGRVVVGGVELTDPDVDIDAARRRLGMVFQSFNLFPHMTVLQNVMIAQRRVLGRGRQEAERVARENLDKVGVGAKWDSYPPQLSGGQQQRVAIARALAMDPDLMLFDEPTSALDPELVGDVLSVMRKLAQDGMTMLVVTHEMSFAREVADRVVFMDGGVIVEEGPPEQVIGDPRHARTRAFLRRVLDPTHSDDEGPADGEGPAEETATRPSGA; encoded by the coding sequence GTGGCCCACGCGGTCGAGATCAAGGACCTGCACAAGTCGTTCGGCCCTCTGGAGGTCCTGAAGGGTGTCGACTTCACCGTCGACCAGGGCCAGGTGGTCTGCGTCATCGGCCCGTCAGGCTCGGGCAAGTCGACGCTGCTGCGCTGCGTGAACCTGCTCGAAGAGCCGACCAAGGGCAGGGTCGTGGTCGGCGGCGTCGAGCTGACCGACCCCGACGTCGACATCGACGCCGCCCGGCGCAGGCTCGGCATGGTGTTCCAGTCGTTCAACCTCTTCCCGCACATGACGGTCCTGCAGAACGTCATGATCGCCCAGCGGCGGGTGCTCGGGCGCGGCAGGCAGGAGGCCGAGCGCGTCGCCCGCGAGAACCTCGACAAGGTCGGCGTCGGCGCCAAGTGGGACTCCTACCCTCCCCAGCTCTCCGGCGGCCAGCAGCAGCGGGTGGCCATCGCCAGGGCCCTGGCCATGGACCCCGACCTGATGCTCTTCGACGAGCCGACCTCCGCCCTGGACCCCGAGCTGGTCGGCGACGTGCTGTCGGTGATGCGCAAGCTCGCCCAGGACGGCATGACGATGCTGGTGGTCACCCACGAGATGAGCTTCGCGCGCGAGGTGGCCGACCGCGTGGTCTTCATGGACGGCGGCGTGATCGTCGAGGAGGGCCCGCCGGAGCAGGTGATCGGCGACCCGCGGCACGCGCGCACGCGCGCCTTCCTCAGGAGGGTGCTGGACCCGACGCACTCCGATGACGAAGGCCCGGCGGACGGCGAAGGCCCGGCGGAGGAGACGGCCACCAGGCCCTCCGGGGCCTGA
- the polA gene encoding DNA polymerase I, with product MPKKEATPTRPCLLLLDGHSLAYRAFYALKDANLMTTEGQHTEAVYGFTSMLINVLRDEKPTHVVVCFDRSEPTFRHESYADYKANRQETPDDFRGQVSLIFEVLDALRLPYLSLAGFEADDLIATLAHRASERDMNVLIVTGDRDALQLVDERVTLLMTRRGISDMTRFDPDAVVEKYGLTPRQYPDFAALRGDPSDNLPSIPSVGEKTAAKWVREFGSLTELVDRVDEVKGKVGDKLREHLGQVIHNRQLTELRRDVPLDADVAELKMGQWDRDEIHKLFDTLQFRVLRDRLYQSIGTAEPEAEEGFDVEVVTLGSGQVAGWLAAMPRGRAGLAVKGVYGSGTGRLDHLAIAAPADAEGRRRAAYLGLTALTPEDEAALGGWLADEDAPKALHDAKGPLLALWAQGLDLRGLTCDTALAAYLAMPGQRSFPLDDLVLRYLHRELRAEADTGGQAALFDDPEDDAGQELAVRAQAVQELAEALEAHLEPRGGIRLMREVELPLVRVLAELERAGIAADREYFTGLEAEFGAAVKQAVEEAHRVVGEQFNLGSPKQLQEILFVKLGLPKTKRIKTGYTTDQDALAQLATQTDNELPTILLRHRDQTKLRVTVEGLIKEVADDGRIHTTYNQIIAATGRLSSEKPNLQNIPIRTAEGRRIREGFIVGEGFESLLTADYSQIELRIMAHLSGDEALIAAFESGHDFHQATASRVFDIPPQEVSGELRARIKAMNYGLAYGLSDFGLSGQLNIPVAEARALKNEYFEEFGGVRDYLEAIVAQARHDGYTETILGRRRYLPDLTSDNRQRREMAERMALNAPIQGSAADIIKVAMLHVHRALSEGGLRSRMLLQVHDELVFEVAPGELEALRELVVGQMCAAYELRVPLDVSVGVGRTWQDAGH from the coding sequence GTGCCGAAGAAGGAAGCGACCCCCACCCGTCCCTGCCTGCTCCTGCTGGACGGGCACTCGCTGGCGTACCGGGCGTTCTACGCGCTCAAGGACGCCAATCTCATGACGACCGAGGGGCAGCACACCGAGGCGGTGTACGGCTTCACCTCGATGCTCATCAACGTCCTGCGCGATGAGAAGCCGACGCACGTCGTGGTGTGCTTCGACCGGTCGGAGCCCACCTTCCGGCACGAGTCGTACGCCGACTACAAGGCCAACCGCCAGGAGACGCCCGACGATTTCCGCGGCCAGGTCAGTCTCATCTTCGAGGTGCTCGACGCGCTGCGCCTCCCGTACCTGTCGCTGGCCGGCTTCGAGGCCGACGACCTGATCGCCACGCTGGCGCACCGCGCCTCCGAGCGCGACATGAACGTGCTCATCGTCACCGGCGACCGCGACGCCCTCCAGCTCGTCGACGAGCGGGTCACGCTGCTCATGACCCGCCGCGGCATCAGCGACATGACCCGCTTCGACCCCGACGCCGTGGTGGAGAAGTACGGCCTGACCCCCCGGCAGTACCCCGACTTCGCGGCCCTGCGCGGCGACCCGAGCGACAACCTGCCGAGCATCCCGAGCGTGGGCGAGAAGACCGCGGCCAAGTGGGTCAGGGAGTTCGGCTCGCTCACCGAGCTGGTCGACCGGGTCGACGAGGTCAAGGGCAAGGTCGGCGACAAGCTCCGCGAGCACCTCGGCCAGGTCATCCACAACCGCCAGCTCACCGAGCTGCGGCGTGACGTCCCCCTGGACGCGGACGTCGCCGAGCTCAAGATGGGCCAGTGGGACCGCGACGAGATCCACAAGCTCTTCGACACCCTGCAGTTCCGCGTCCTGCGCGACCGCCTCTACCAGAGCATCGGCACCGCCGAGCCCGAGGCGGAGGAGGGCTTCGACGTCGAGGTCGTCACCCTCGGCTCCGGCCAGGTCGCCGGCTGGCTCGCCGCGATGCCGCGGGGCCGGGCCGGGCTGGCCGTCAAGGGGGTCTACGGCAGCGGCACCGGCCGGCTGGACCACCTGGCGATCGCCGCCCCCGCCGACGCCGAGGGCCGCCGCCGGGCCGCCTACCTCGGCCTCACCGCCCTCACCCCGGAGGACGAGGCCGCGCTCGGCGGATGGCTGGCCGACGAGGACGCGCCCAAGGCCCTGCACGACGCCAAGGGCCCCCTGCTGGCCCTGTGGGCGCAGGGGCTGGACCTGCGCGGCCTGACCTGCGACACCGCGCTCGCCGCCTACCTGGCCATGCCGGGGCAGCGTTCCTTCCCCTTGGACGACCTGGTGCTGCGCTACCTGCACCGCGAGCTGCGCGCCGAGGCCGACACCGGCGGCCAGGCCGCCCTCTTCGACGATCCCGAGGACGACGCGGGACAGGAGCTGGCCGTCCGCGCCCAGGCCGTCCAGGAGCTGGCCGAGGCCCTGGAGGCCCACCTGGAGCCCCGGGGCGGCATCCGGCTCATGCGCGAGGTCGAGCTGCCGCTGGTGCGCGTGCTCGCCGAGCTGGAGCGCGCGGGCATCGCCGCCGACCGCGAGTACTTCACCGGCCTGGAGGCCGAGTTCGGCGCCGCGGTCAAGCAGGCCGTCGAGGAGGCCCACCGGGTGGTGGGCGAGCAGTTCAACCTCGGCTCCCCCAAGCAGCTCCAGGAGATCCTCTTCGTCAAGCTCGGCCTGCCGAAGACCAAGCGCATCAAGACCGGCTACACCACCGATCAAGATGCCCTGGCCCAGCTCGCCACCCAGACCGACAACGAGCTGCCCACCATCCTGCTGCGCCACCGCGACCAGACCAAGCTGCGCGTCACCGTCGAGGGCCTGATCAAGGAGGTCGCCGACGACGGGCGCATCCACACCACCTACAACCAGATCATCGCGGCGACCGGCCGGCTGTCGTCGGAGAAGCCCAACCTGCAGAACATCCCGATCCGCACGGCGGAGGGGCGGCGCATCCGCGAGGGCTTCATCGTGGGGGAGGGGTTCGAGAGCCTGCTCACGGCCGACTACAGCCAGATCGAGCTGCGCATCATGGCCCACCTGTCCGGCGACGAGGCCCTGATCGCCGCCTTCGAGTCCGGGCACGACTTCCACCAGGCCACGGCCTCGCGCGTGTTCGACATCCCGCCGCAGGAGGTGAGCGGCGAGCTGCGCGCCCGCATCAAGGCCATGAACTACGGCCTGGCCTACGGGTTGTCCGACTTCGGGCTCTCCGGCCAGCTCAACATCCCGGTCGCCGAGGCCCGCGCGCTCAAGAACGAGTACTTCGAGGAGTTCGGCGGCGTCCGCGACTACCTGGAGGCGATCGTCGCCCAGGCCCGCCACGACGGCTACACCGAGACCATCCTCGGCCGCCGCCGCTACCTCCCCGACCTGACCAGCGACAACCGCCAGCGGCGCGAGATGGCCGAGCGCATGGCGCTCAACGCCCCGATCCAGGGCTCGGCCGCCGACATCATCAAGGTCGCCATGCTCCACGTCCACCGGGCGCTGTCCGAGGGCGGCCTGCGGTCGCGCATGCTGCTGCAGGTCCACGACGAACTGGTCTTCGAGGTCGCCCCCGGCGAGCTCGAGGCGCTGCGCGAGCTGGTGGTCGGCCAGATGTGCGCCGCCTACGAGCTGCGCGTCCCGCTGGACGTCTCGGTCGGCGTCGGCCGCACCTGGCAGGACGCCGGCCACTGA
- a CDS encoding amino acid ABC transporter permease produces the protein MTDQSTAAGPAGPAPGKVRMSPRKRQRVSRGVQYAVLVAALVALALLTNWQGLAQNFAKLDVAEQTLPDLFTVALKNTIIYTVGGFVFGSLGGLLLALMRLSSVRPYRWIATVYIEIFRGLPALLIFLLILFLPLALPGFEVPGGTYGQGVLGLTVVSAAYMAETLRAGLQAVPKGQMEAARSLGMSHARAMVSVVIPQALRIVIPPTTNQFVALLKDSSLVLFLGVSGEYVELTKFGNDLASTTANATPIMVVGLTYLMVTIPLGYLAGRLEKRQAKGR, from the coding sequence ATGACCGACCAGTCCACGGCGGCGGGGCCCGCCGGCCCCGCGCCCGGCAAGGTGCGGATGAGCCCGCGCAAGAGGCAGCGCGTCAGCCGCGGCGTCCAGTACGCGGTGCTGGTCGCCGCGCTCGTCGCGCTCGCCCTCCTCACCAACTGGCAGGGGCTGGCCCAGAACTTCGCCAAGCTGGACGTGGCGGAGCAGACCCTGCCGGACCTGTTCACGGTCGCGCTCAAGAACACCATCATCTACACGGTCGGCGGCTTCGTCTTCGGCTCGCTGGGCGGCCTGCTGCTCGCCCTCATGCGGCTGTCCTCCGTGCGGCCCTACCGCTGGATCGCCACCGTCTACATCGAGATCTTCCGCGGCCTGCCCGCGCTGCTGATCTTCCTGCTCATCCTGTTCCTGCCACTGGCCCTGCCGGGCTTCGAGGTGCCGGGCGGCACCTACGGCCAGGGCGTCCTCGGCCTGACGGTGGTCAGCGCGGCCTACATGGCCGAGACGCTGCGCGCCGGCCTGCAGGCCGTGCCGAAGGGCCAGATGGAGGCGGCGCGCTCGCTCGGCATGTCGCACGCGCGGGCCATGGTCTCCGTCGTGATCCCGCAGGCGCTGCGCATCGTGATCCCGCCGACGACCAACCAGTTCGTCGCGCTGCTCAAGGACTCCTCGCTGGTGCTGTTCCTCGGTGTGAGCGGCGAGTACGTCGAGCTGACCAAGTTCGGCAACGACCTCGCCTCCACCACGGCCAACGCCACGCCCATCATGGTCGTGGGCCTGACATATCTGATGGTGACGATCCCGCTCGGCTACCTGGCGGGGCGTCTGGAAAAGCGTCAGGCGAAGGGACGGTGA
- a CDS encoding TlpA family protein disulfide reductase, giving the protein MLSATVVVFIGLLSVFNLFLTYGIIRRLREQPVAMARPQARPRIDIVGVDSSPDDFAVTFTDGHSLSSALLPKWTIVAFFSDHCPACREKLPTFVRRARELQHVDQEIISVVVGDQRSTADMTRELERVSRVTVEPENGPLARAFKVHSFPALCLLNESGTVTATGWDLDSLLTPANQI; this is encoded by the coding sequence ATGCTGTCGGCCACGGTCGTCGTGTTCATCGGCCTGCTCAGCGTGTTCAACCTGTTCCTCACCTACGGAATCATCAGGCGGCTCCGCGAACAGCCCGTCGCGATGGCGCGGCCGCAGGCGAGGCCGAGGATCGACATCGTCGGTGTCGACTCGTCACCGGACGATTTCGCCGTCACCTTCACGGACGGACACTCTCTCAGCTCCGCCCTGCTGCCGAAGTGGACCATCGTCGCGTTCTTCTCCGATCACTGTCCGGCCTGCCGGGAGAAGCTCCCGACGTTCGTACGGCGGGCGCGGGAGCTCCAGCACGTGGACCAAGAGATCATCAGCGTCGTCGTGGGCGACCAGAGGTCGACGGCCGACATGACGCGCGAACTGGAACGCGTGAGCCGTGTCACCGTCGAGCCGGAGAACGGGCCGCTGGCCAGGGCGTTCAAGGTCCACTCGTTTCCGGCGCTGTGCCTGCTGAACGAGTCCGGCACGGTCACCGCCACCGGGTGGGACCTGGACTCGCTGCTCACACCGGCGAACCAGATATGA
- a CDS encoding ABC transporter substrate-binding protein yields MGAACLLSACGGGSGSDTSASTGGSSATAQAGGIKLIKPGKLTTCTNLPYEPFQFKQGADVVGFDVDIVNLAAKKLGVKQDIVDIDFAVIKSGAALNAGKCDVAAAGMTITDERKKNMLFSEPYFDATQALLAKKGTGVKSLDDVKAKGLKLGAQASTTGLDYVKGKGFNPTEYADSPKELLGLQSGQADVIVQDLPVVLTWLKKPEIADKFELVASLDTGEQYGVGMKLGNDALAKVINEEIAKAKSDGTYEQIYVKWFGKKPGELGTS; encoded by the coding sequence GTGGGCGCCGCATGTCTTCTCTCCGCCTGTGGGGGCGGGTCGGGCTCCGACACGAGCGCGAGCACGGGCGGGTCGAGCGCCACGGCGCAGGCCGGCGGGATCAAGCTCATCAAGCCTGGAAAGCTCACGACCTGCACCAACCTGCCGTACGAGCCCTTCCAGTTCAAGCAGGGCGCCGATGTCGTCGGCTTCGACGTCGACATCGTCAACCTCGCCGCCAAGAAGCTCGGCGTGAAGCAGGACATCGTGGACATCGACTTCGCGGTGATCAAGAGCGGTGCGGCCCTGAACGCCGGCAAGTGCGACGTGGCAGCGGCGGGCATGACCATCACCGACGAGCGCAAGAAGAACATGCTCTTCTCCGAGCCCTACTTCGACGCCACGCAGGCCCTGCTGGCCAAGAAGGGCACCGGGGTGAAGTCGCTCGACGACGTGAAGGCCAAGGGACTCAAGCTCGGCGCGCAGGCCTCCACCACCGGCCTGGACTACGTCAAGGGAAAGGGCTTCAACCCGACCGAGTACGCCGACTCGCCGAAGGAACTGCTCGGTCTGCAGTCCGGCCAGGCCGACGTCATCGTCCAGGACCTGCCCGTCGTGCTCACCTGGCTGAAGAAGCCCGAGATCGCCGACAAGTTCGAGCTGGTCGCGAGCCTGGACACCGGGGAGCAGTACGGCGTCGGCATGAAGCTCGGCAACGACGCCCTGGCCAAGGTGATCAACGAGGAGATCGCCAAGGCGAAGTCCGACGGCACCTACGAGCAGATCTACGTCAAGTGGTTCGGTAAGAAGCCCGGCGAGCTCGGAACCTCCTGA